The Brassica rapa cultivar Chiifu-401-42 chromosome A10, CAAS_Brap_v3.01, whole genome shotgun sequence genome segment GTAGCCATGTGATGAGGTTACCATCGATGTCCAAGCTTGTTGGTTCACCTTCATCCACATACTGGACAGGTTTAAGACCTGGAAAGCAAAGCCACAGAGATACACCGAGTGTAGCTTATTATTAGCAGAAGTTAAACTGATTGTTTTTCCAGGCATTCATGCTTCTTCAAGGGAATTCTCACCTGTTGTTAGTTGGTAAAACTGAATAAGGGATGCAAGATCCTTTTGACCATGGTATCGGATCCTGAATGTTTGATTCACCATCAGGATTGAAGGCAAGCTATGGATACCATACCTAGAAAAGACACTGCAAATTGTGAAAATCGTAAAGGTCAATCAATCAAACGTGGACCAAAAAAGAAGATGCTCAAAAATTCATTCTAGTGAATAGAGATGCAACAGGACTTATATACACATTCTAATAGTAGAAGGTAGTTCTTACGATGGTAAAGCCTGAGATTGCTCAACGACCAGGTGCCTTATGTGGGGGAACATTGAGCTCAGAACATCAAACTTGGGGCGAACAGCACGCGAAAACTGGCACCGTGAGGTATAAAACAGTATGGAAGTAAAAGCATTTCCAAGGTTTGAATCCATGAGGCTGTCTAGCAAGTCTCCATCCACCTGAATTAGCCAACAAAACACAAATTTAGATACTTGTCGAGATACAAAACACACCCACAGATTATATTAATTTTGGGTATTTATCACATTTGCGGCGTTTAAACATTAGACATTGAACCAAATATTGTGGAAATGAGATTCTGTTGGTTGTGGCCACAAATAAAAGGCATATGCATAGAAGATAAAGCTAATTATTGGGTACCTCTAAAGGAGGTCTGGGTAGTAGAGAGTGATGACATTTATTCTCGATTCCGCATCGGAAGACCTCGAATTCATCATGATGATCGCAAACGTC includes the following:
- the LOC103845865 gene encoding 5'-adenylylsulfate reductase-like 7 isoform X2 — translated: MSYRVPILLLILLCAIAGSRLPSAFASSADVCDHHDEFEVFRCGIENKCHHSLLPRPPLEVDGDLLDSLMDSNLGNAFTSILFYTSRCQFSRAVRPKFDVLSSMFPHIRHLVVEQSQALPSYGIHSLPSILMVNQTFRIRYHGQKDLASLIQFYQLTTGLKPVQYVDEGEPTSLDIDGNLITWLQNGSSIKEIAERDPYLVLALVFLSLKLAILISPIMGARLKALWASYAPHLSLGILGETSQLFGRAMHMIDVRRLWIKLRLAKTRNFQERAKNALASVSLGKSTSQSG
- the LOC103845865 gene encoding 5'-adenylylsulfate reductase-like 7 isoform X1, with the translated sequence MSYRVPILLLILLCAIAGSRLPSAFASSADVCDHHDEFEVFRCGIENKCHHSLLPRPPLEVDGDLLDSLMDSNLGNAFTSILFYTSRCQFSRAVRPKFDVLSSMFPHIRHLVVEQSQALPSVFSRYGIHSLPSILMVNQTFRIRYHGQKDLASLIQFYQLTTGLKPVQYVDEGEPTSLDIDGNLITWLQNGSSIKEIAERDPYLVLALVFLSLKLAILISPIMGARLKALWASYAPHLSLGILGETSQLFGRAMHMIDVRRLWIKLRLAKTRNFQERAKNALASVSLGKSTSQSG
- the LOC103845865 gene encoding 5'-adenylylsulfate reductase-like 7 isoform X3 → MDSNLGNAFTSILFYTSRCQFSRAVRPKFDVLSSMFPHIRHLVVEQSQALPSVFSRYGIHSLPSILMVNQTFRIRYHGQKDLASLIQFYQLTTGLKPVQYVDEGEPTSLDIDGNLITWLQNGSSIKEIAERDPYLVLALVFLSLKLAILISPIMGARLKALWASYAPHLSLGILGETSQLFGRAMHMIDVRRLWIKLRLAKTRNFQERAKNALASVSLGKSTSQSG